The following proteins are co-located in the Planctomycetota bacterium genome:
- the ppdK gene encoding pyruvate, phosphate dikinase codes for MATAKKTVKKAKKAVKKAVTRAKAKAGKRVFFFGDGKAEGGRDDKLLLGGKGANLADMTVSGFPVPPGFTITTETCKAYNDLGQKLPEGLMDEVGKALRKVEKATGKKFGDDKDPLLVSVRSGAFVSMPGMMDTVLNLGLNDKAVEAMAAATNNPKFAYDSYRRLIDMFGDVVMGAEHEHFEHELVAVKEAAGVENDNELTADQLKDVVDRYKKVYKREVGKPFPQDPMKQLEASIRAVFGSWMTERAIKYRQINDITGLAGTAVNVQTMVFGNMGDDCATGVAFTRDPNTGENSFYGEYLINAQGEDVVAGIRTPIWITQMKKTHPKWYKALMDTRAKLEKRYRDIQDLEFTIERNKLYILQTRNGKRGGVAALKIALDFLKEKLVDEKQAVRMVNPEHLDQLLHPMIDPKAKAKATALTKGLNAAPGAAVGKLAFTADEAEERVAKGEKVLLVRRETEPADIGGMKVCEGILTSTGGNTSHAAVVARGMGTPCVCGAAEVKIDAAKKKCVIGNKTFGVGDFLSIDGTTGEVYEGELPTLKPKVSGDFAKFMKLVDKYRTMKVRANADTPEDAHVARDYGAQGIGLCRTEHMFFDPERISAMRQMILSDSEEGRKIALDKLAPFQKKDFFELFKAMKGLPVTIRLLDPPLHEFLPHSNNTQKELAEEMGLSFSELHARVEELHEMNPMLGHRGCRLAVTYPEILRMQVRAILEAAIECKKKKIKVIPEIMIPLVGVVEELSFLKEHLEDEAKAVFKEHKTKVKYLVGTMIEVPRAAVTAEEIAKEAEFFSFGTNDLTQMTFGYSRDDSGPFINEYIKPDVGILERNPFESLDTDGVGFLVDHAAKAGRKGREGIKLGICGEHGGDPKSVHFCHEVGLDYVSCSPYRVPIALLSAAHAALK; via the coding sequence ATGGCAACCGCCAAGAAGACCGTCAAAAAGGCCAAGAAGGCCGTGAAAAAAGCCGTGACCCGTGCGAAGGCGAAAGCCGGCAAGCGGGTGTTCTTCTTCGGCGACGGCAAGGCCGAGGGCGGCCGCGATGACAAGCTCCTGCTCGGCGGCAAGGGTGCGAACCTGGCCGACATGACCGTCTCGGGCTTCCCCGTCCCGCCCGGCTTCACCATCACCACCGAGACCTGCAAGGCCTACAACGACCTCGGCCAGAAGCTCCCCGAGGGCCTCATGGACGAAGTCGGCAAGGCGCTGCGGAAGGTCGAGAAGGCCACCGGCAAGAAGTTCGGCGACGACAAGGATCCGCTGCTCGTGTCGGTCCGCTCGGGCGCCTTCGTCTCGATGCCCGGCATGATGGACACCGTGCTCAACCTGGGCCTCAACGACAAGGCCGTCGAGGCGATGGCCGCGGCGACGAACAACCCCAAGTTCGCCTACGACAGCTACCGCCGCCTGATCGACATGTTCGGCGACGTGGTCATGGGCGCCGAGCACGAGCACTTCGAGCACGAGCTGGTCGCGGTCAAGGAAGCGGCCGGCGTCGAGAACGACAACGAGCTCACCGCCGATCAGCTCAAGGACGTCGTCGACCGCTACAAGAAGGTCTACAAGCGTGAAGTCGGCAAGCCCTTCCCGCAGGACCCGATGAAGCAGCTCGAAGCCTCCATCCGCGCCGTGTTCGGCTCGTGGATGACCGAGCGGGCGATCAAGTACCGCCAGATCAACGACATCACCGGCCTGGCCGGCACTGCCGTCAACGTCCAGACGATGGTCTTCGGCAACATGGGTGATGACTGCGCCACCGGCGTCGCCTTCACCCGCGACCCCAACACCGGCGAGAACTCCTTCTACGGCGAGTACCTCATCAACGCCCAGGGCGAGGACGTCGTCGCGGGCATCCGCACGCCCATCTGGATCACCCAGATGAAAAAGACCCACCCGAAGTGGTACAAGGCGTTGATGGACACCCGCGCCAAGCTCGAGAAGCGCTACCGCGACATCCAGGACCTCGAGTTCACCATCGAGCGCAACAAGCTCTACATCCTGCAAACCCGCAACGGCAAGCGCGGCGGCGTCGCGGCGCTCAAGATCGCCCTCGACTTCCTCAAGGAGAAGCTCGTCGACGAGAAGCAGGCGGTCCGCATGGTCAACCCCGAGCACCTTGACCAGCTGCTGCACCCGATGATCGACCCCAAGGCCAAGGCGAAAGCCACGGCACTGACCAAGGGTCTCAACGCCGCCCCCGGCGCGGCGGTCGGCAAGCTCGCCTTCACCGCCGACGAGGCCGAAGAGCGCGTGGCCAAGGGTGAGAAGGTTCTGCTGGTCCGCCGCGAGACCGAGCCGGCCGACATCGGCGGCATGAAGGTGTGCGAAGGCATCCTCACCTCCACAGGCGGCAACACCTCCCACGCCGCCGTCGTCGCCCGCGGCATGGGCACGCCCTGCGTCTGCGGCGCCGCCGAGGTCAAGATCGACGCGGCCAAGAAAAAGTGCGTCATCGGCAACAAGACCTTCGGCGTCGGCGACTTCCTCTCCATCGACGGCACCACCGGCGAGGTCTACGAAGGCGAGCTGCCCACGCTCAAGCCGAAGGTCTCCGGCGACTTCGCCAAGTTCATGAAGCTGGTCGACAAGTACCGCACCATGAAGGTCCGCGCCAACGCCGACACGCCCGAGGACGCCCATGTCGCCCGCGACTACGGCGCCCAGGGCATCGGCCTCTGCCGCACCGAGCACATGTTCTTCGACCCCGAGCGCATCAGCGCCATGCGGCAGATGATTCTCTCGGATTCGGAAGAAGGCCGAAAGATCGCCCTCGACAAGCTCGCGCCGTTCCAGAAGAAGGACTTCTTCGAGCTGTTTAAGGCGATGAAGGGCCTGCCGGTGACCATCCGCCTGCTCGACCCGCCGTTGCACGAGTTCCTGCCGCATTCGAACAACACGCAGAAGGAACTGGCCGAGGAAATGGGCCTGTCGTTCTCCGAGCTCCACGCCCGTGTCGAGGAGCTGCACGAGATGAACCCGATGCTTGGCCACCGCGGCTGCCGACTGGCCGTGACCTACCCGGAGATCCTCCGCATGCAGGTCCGTGCCATCCTTGAAGCCGCCATCGAGTGCAAGAAGAAAAAGATCAAGGTCATCCCCGAGATCATGATCCCGCTGGTGGGCGTCGTGGAAGAGCTTTCCTTCCTCAAGGAGCACCTCGAGGACGAAGCCAAGGCCGTGTTCAAGGAGCACAAGACCAAGGTCAAGTACCTAGTCGGCACGATGATCGAAGTGCCCCGCGCCGCGGTCACCGCTGAGGAGATCGCCAAGGAAGCCGAATTCTTCAGCTTCGGCACCAACGACCTCACGCAGATGACCTTCGGCTACTCGCGTGACGATTCCGGTCCGTTCATCAACGAGTACATCAAGCCGGACGTCGGCATCCTCGAGCGCAACCCGTTCGAGTCGCTCGACACCGACGGCGTGGGCTTCCTCGTTGACCACGCCGCCAAGGCCGGCCGCAAGGGCCGCGAGGGCATCAAGCTCGGCATCTGCGGCGAACACGGCGGCGACCCCAAGTCCGTCCACTTCTGCCACGAAGTCGGCCTCGACTACGTCAGCTGCAGCCCGTATCGCGTCCCGATCGCGTTGCTCTCCGCCGCCCATGCGGCGCTGAAGTAA
- a CDS encoding MATE family efflux transporter, with product MSRLGVDLASSYALSVSRIVSWAAVFAIVWRQLGPEAFAVLALARSTIGILRVTGLGLGPATLRLLAEERARQVEPLSGDRREPLEESSRRSPIDGETASDAGPGIRSAHPSASPGSITNATPTPRDEPRESLDADRADSTPKAERSEASGNAVPIALEYDTPREPIHRPVLLHPALLGFPIIFVIGIAGMVYAESFHQWHKLTVTSGVWYGHAEQMVMWLSFAVALRVGTDWTSGFLQSRGWLWLDNSILTLTELLWPIVLVMSMAGRWNLSDAGFALFVAEAIGAGLRLLVSLSTAIGIRVPIARLLTLGGFTTLAAAADYLYAPIDYILLNRFVPGGIETYAPAVMFDSALLLVGSGIAAVVLPYSALADAAGDRDAVRRQYVRGTLASVALLVAGAVVVWLAAPLVFRLWLGEDLPATRAILPFVLLHTIIGGSGAVGRSVLLGMGRAKALAISVIAFGALNAAISTAAVLLGFGLAGVIVGTLVAVTGRCVVWMPWYILRVLAADLDKSAD from the coding sequence ATGAGTCGGCTCGGCGTCGATCTGGCCAGCAGCTACGCGCTGAGCGTGAGCCGGATCGTGAGCTGGGCCGCGGTGTTCGCGATCGTCTGGCGGCAGCTAGGCCCGGAAGCGTTCGCGGTGTTGGCGTTGGCGCGGAGCACGATCGGCATTCTGCGCGTGACGGGATTGGGGCTCGGCCCGGCGACGCTACGGTTGTTGGCGGAGGAGCGGGCGCGGCAGGTCGAACCGTTGAGCGGCGACCGGAGGGAGCCTTTGGAGGAAAGCTCTCGCCGGTCGCCAATCGATGGGGAGACCGCGTCCGACGCCGGCCCGGGGATTCGCTCCGCTCATCCCTCGGCTTCCCCCGGATCGATCACCAACGCAACCCCAACGCCGAGGGATGAGCCACGCGAATCCCTGGACGCGGACCGCGCCGACTCGACGCCGAAGGCTGAGCGCAGCGAAGCCTCGGGCAATGCGGTCCCGATTGCGTTGGAATACGACACTCCACGCGAGCCGATTCATCGCCCGGTGCTCCTCCATCCGGCCCTGCTTGGATTCCCAATCATCTTCGTGATCGGCATCGCCGGCATGGTCTACGCGGAGAGTTTCCACCAATGGCACAAGCTCACGGTGACATCGGGAGTGTGGTACGGGCATGCGGAGCAGATGGTCATGTGGCTGTCGTTCGCCGTGGCATTGCGCGTGGGAACGGACTGGACAAGCGGGTTCCTGCAGAGCCGCGGCTGGCTCTGGCTCGACAACTCAATACTGACGCTCACGGAGCTCCTGTGGCCGATCGTCCTCGTGATGTCGATGGCAGGTCGCTGGAATCTGAGTGACGCCGGATTCGCACTCTTCGTGGCCGAAGCGATCGGGGCTGGGTTGCGATTGCTCGTTTCACTCTCGACGGCGATTGGGATTCGAGTACCGATCGCCCGCCTCCTCACCCTCGGCGGCTTCACCACCCTCGCCGCTGCGGCCGATTACCTCTACGCGCCGATCGACTACATCCTGCTCAACCGTTTCGTCCCCGGCGGTATCGAGACATATGCACCTGCCGTCATGTTCGACTCGGCGTTGTTGCTGGTCGGATCGGGGATCGCGGCAGTGGTGTTGCCGTACTCGGCGCTGGCGGATGCGGCCGGGGATCGAGACGCGGTGCGGCGGCAGTATGTGCGGGGGACGTTGGCGTCGGTGGCGCTGCTGGTGGCCGGGGCGGTCGTCGTCTGGCTCGCGGCACCGCTGGTCTTCCGGCTCTGGCTCGGCGAGGACCTGCCGGCCACCCGGGCCATCCTGCCGTTCGTGCTGCTCCACACGATCATCGGCGGCAGCGGCGCGGTGGGCCGGTCGGTACTGCTGGGCATGGGCCGGGCCAAGGCGCTGGCGATCAGCGTGATCGCGTTCGGGGCGCTCAACGCGGCGATCTCGACGGCGGCGGTGCTGCTGGGCTTCGGGCTGGCTGGCGTGATCGTCGGGACGCTCGTCGCGGTGACCGGGCGGTGCGTGGTGTGGATGCCGTGGTACATCCTGCGGGTGTTAGCGGCGGATTTGGACAAGTCGGCCGATTGA
- a CDS encoding DUF4011 domain-containing protein has translation MSETIAQQLEDVRRKLLDLTRRNRLLNHRDKGQRTCRVVHELPQQVIERLLGGKRFQFLSRDEAPEEVADLLDPFDDPEDNEADALAFDLAPIRRGKDDPQKDDALQTLLPGKVLQDRLLKLSREADAALREQGYNILFLTLGVVEWKEDDDDPVSRAPLLFIPVDLTRRNINSRHTLRWRGEDVMVNPCLIELCKREFGFDLPEFDEETGIGPLLKSVGELIPKDKGWALENEIHLGLFSFQKLLMWRDLDLEAWPDGKLAEHKLIRVFAGDEPADVSGQMPDPDKLDDEIPPSENFQVMDADSSQQSAIIAAKRGLDLVIDGPPGTGKSQTITNIIAELLAEGKTVLFVAEKSAALNVVKRRLEKVGLGDFALELHSHKTSKKLVLGELSRVLNQPPGEAADKRLDGSELQAVRDRLNAYARQLHRTIGAQEMSVYEAIGRLVELADAPDARADLKNVMQWDRPTVAAALERLRTIDTRLHRVGNVNEHPWRGVGLTSVGFQDVQKLGDEATTVADTIGQTLDTTAKLAEHLGTDTPHKPAGVQQLLRDAKTLLVAPKVDPHLIDDAQLAGVPAEVEEIVGHLRLRNELKSQWNKQLKPDAETQDWTDVLDRRRKHGESFTRLFRPSWYRDSKRMKQASVTSLPPTPQQIKVLQAVGESRRVRGEIEAEAAAIKPLLGDVWQGVETEPDTILAHIDALRKVWALVQRGGATMDAAKAALSSEGREILRRKTDPANEAAEAMNQRLRGFFDQTQADPKTFLDGEWLDADLPALKERLASLPQHADRLSDLADLNSARNQAGDGVEAPFLGWALTEDLPEGQLADIFERHYLRLWLETAMKQLPALHGFRGAEFQQLTDRFRQLDVQWLDATRDRLAAKVSARKPDYRHKAQKASKLGTLQAEARKKSRHMPLRKLLDVCGDVIKDVKPCFMMSPISVAQYLKPGAIEFDVVIFDEASQIEPADAFGAIARGKQLILVGDEKQLPPTNFFSKMDAGSEWDDEDDAYVGAGDLESILSLGIVRLPHRSGLRWHYRSKHASLIGFSNRHFYDGTLRIFPSPDTDRRNLGVTLRKCEGIYKRGRGRTNPDEAKAVAEAVIEHARTKPEWSLGVAALNLPQQQQILDEVEKLRRELNDKEVEKFFALHEDEPFFVKNLESVQGDERDVIYISVAFGRDEDGKISMNFGPLNADGGWRRLNVLVTRAKRRCVVFSTITADDFASDLTAEGVIALRDYLYFAEHGRAPSESEERDPEATVEAVVAKGLEEKGWTIRPRVGEEGFAVPLGVVDPKDDAKYLAGIECDGRVYDRCPTARDRERTRPSVLKMLGWDVLRLWSPDVMRDPDEVIDRIDEQLRKPDLALHDDAATEEATPEEPSSPVATQPEAEPTPTPDDPPLTRPYTHNRGKTYGDVEDLKVMPPSGLARQVHSILKSEAPIHLDDAVAVLADRYQTKRSKGVRRCFNRGLEKVLDKGKAVMRGKFIWLAEDDPDAIVPRDRGADDCPVTNPKRIPPQELAAAVRIAVAREYGVPADALPTAAARLMGYDRTTRTVREAFAAVVDHMVEQGELMADGEFLQLRPTDGAD, from the coding sequence GTGAGTGAGACCATCGCCCAACAGCTCGAAGACGTCCGCCGCAAGCTGCTGGACCTGACCCGCCGCAATCGGCTGCTCAACCACCGCGACAAGGGCCAGCGGACCTGTCGCGTCGTCCACGAACTGCCCCAGCAGGTCATCGAACGCCTGCTCGGCGGCAAGCGGTTCCAGTTCCTCTCCCGCGACGAGGCCCCCGAGGAAGTGGCCGACCTGCTCGACCCCTTCGACGATCCCGAGGACAACGAGGCGGACGCGCTTGCCTTCGATCTCGCCCCGATCCGCCGCGGCAAGGACGACCCGCAGAAGGACGACGCACTGCAAACCCTGCTCCCCGGCAAGGTGCTGCAGGACCGTTTGCTCAAGCTCAGCCGCGAGGCCGACGCCGCGCTGCGCGAGCAGGGGTACAACATCCTCTTCCTCACGCTTGGCGTCGTCGAATGGAAAGAGGACGACGATGATCCCGTCAGTCGCGCGCCGCTGTTGTTCATTCCCGTCGACCTGACCCGGCGGAACATCAACAGCCGCCACACGCTCCGCTGGCGCGGCGAGGACGTGATGGTCAACCCGTGCCTGATCGAACTCTGCAAGCGCGAGTTCGGCTTCGACCTGCCCGAGTTCGACGAGGAGACCGGCATCGGCCCGCTGCTCAAATCCGTCGGCGAACTGATTCCGAAGGACAAGGGCTGGGCGTTGGAGAACGAAATCCACCTCGGCCTGTTCAGCTTCCAGAAGCTGCTCATGTGGCGCGACCTCGACCTCGAAGCCTGGCCCGACGGCAAGCTCGCGGAGCACAAGCTGATCCGCGTCTTCGCCGGCGATGAGCCGGCGGATGTGTCGGGTCAGATGCCCGATCCCGACAAGCTCGACGACGAGATCCCACCGAGCGAAAACTTCCAGGTCATGGACGCCGACAGTTCACAGCAGTCGGCGATCATCGCGGCCAAGCGCGGCCTCGACCTCGTCATCGACGGCCCGCCCGGCACCGGCAAGTCGCAAACCATCACCAACATCATCGCCGAGCTGCTGGCCGAGGGGAAGACGGTGCTCTTCGTCGCGGAGAAGTCCGCAGCGCTCAACGTCGTGAAGCGCCGCCTGGAAAAGGTCGGCCTCGGCGACTTCGCGCTCGAACTCCACTCGCACAAGACGAGCAAGAAGCTCGTGCTCGGCGAGCTGTCGCGCGTGCTCAACCAGCCGCCGGGCGAGGCTGCCGACAAGCGGCTCGACGGCTCGGAACTCCAAGCGGTGCGCGATCGGCTCAACGCTTACGCCCGGCAGCTGCACCGCACGATCGGTGCCCAGGAGATGAGCGTCTACGAAGCGATCGGCCGACTCGTTGAGCTCGCCGATGCGCCCGATGCGCGGGCGGACTTGAAGAACGTCATGCAGTGGGATCGGCCGACCGTCGCGGCCGCGCTCGAACGACTCCGCACCATCGACACCCGCCTGCACCGCGTCGGCAATGTCAACGAGCACCCCTGGCGTGGCGTCGGCCTGACGTCGGTTGGTTTCCAGGACGTGCAGAAGCTCGGCGACGAAGCGACCACCGTCGCCGACACGATCGGGCAGACGCTCGACACCACGGCGAAGCTCGCCGAACACCTCGGCACCGACACGCCACACAAACCCGCCGGCGTCCAGCAACTGCTCCGCGACGCCAAGACGCTGCTGGTCGCGCCCAAGGTCGACCCGCACCTGATCGACGACGCCCAACTCGCCGGCGTCCCCGCCGAGGTTGAGGAGATCGTCGGCCACCTGCGCCTGCGCAACGAGCTCAAGTCGCAGTGGAACAAGCAGCTCAAGCCTGACGCGGAAACGCAGGACTGGACCGACGTGTTGGATCGTCGCCGCAAGCACGGCGAGTCGTTCACGCGGCTCTTCCGCCCGAGCTGGTACCGCGACAGCAAGCGGATGAAGCAGGCGTCTGTCACGTCATTGCCGCCGACGCCGCAGCAGATCAAGGTGCTGCAGGCGGTCGGTGAGAGTCGACGTGTGCGTGGCGAGATCGAAGCCGAAGCTGCCGCCATCAAGCCGTTGCTCGGCGACGTGTGGCAGGGCGTCGAAACCGAACCCGACACGATCCTTGCGCACATCGACGCGCTGCGAAAAGTGTGGGCACTCGTCCAGCGCGGCGGGGCAACCATGGACGCGGCGAAGGCGGCTCTGAGCTCTGAGGGCCGGGAGATCCTGCGGCGTAAGACCGACCCCGCCAACGAAGCGGCCGAGGCGATGAACCAACGCCTCCGCGGCTTCTTCGACCAAACCCAGGCCGACCCGAAGACCTTCCTCGACGGCGAGTGGCTCGACGCCGACCTGCCGGCATTGAAGGAACGTCTCGCGAGCCTGCCACAACACGCCGACCGGCTGAGCGACCTCGCTGATTTGAACAGTGCCCGCAATCAAGCCGGCGACGGCGTCGAAGCGCCCTTCCTCGGCTGGGCGCTCACCGAGGACTTACCCGAAGGCCAGCTCGCCGACATCTTCGAACGCCACTACCTGCGGCTCTGGCTCGAGACGGCGATGAAGCAGCTGCCGGCGTTGCACGGCTTCCGCGGCGCGGAGTTCCAACAGCTCACCGACCGCTTCCGCCAGCTTGACGTGCAATGGCTAGACGCCACGCGCGACCGACTCGCCGCCAAGGTCTCTGCACGAAAGCCCGACTACCGCCACAAAGCACAGAAGGCCAGCAAGCTCGGCACGCTCCAGGCCGAGGCGCGTAAGAAGTCGCGGCACATGCCGCTGCGCAAACTGCTCGACGTCTGCGGCGATGTGATCAAGGACGTGAAGCCGTGCTTCATGATGAGCCCGATCAGCGTCGCGCAGTACCTCAAGCCGGGCGCGATTGAGTTCGACGTGGTGATCTTCGACGAGGCGTCACAGATCGAGCCGGCCGATGCGTTCGGGGCGATCGCGCGGGGTAAGCAGCTCATCCTCGTCGGAGACGAGAAGCAGCTGCCGCCGACGAACTTCTTCTCGAAGATGGACGCCGGCAGCGAGTGGGACGACGAAGACGATGCGTACGTCGGGGCCGGCGATCTCGAGTCGATCCTCTCGCTCGGCATCGTGCGCCTGCCACACCGCAGCGGTCTACGTTGGCACTACCGCTCCAAGCACGCGTCACTCATCGGCTTTTCCAACCGCCACTTTTACGACGGCACGCTGCGCATTTTCCCCTCGCCCGACACCGACCGCCGCAACCTCGGCGTGACACTGCGCAAGTGCGAAGGCATCTACAAGCGAGGCCGCGGCCGCACCAACCCCGACGAAGCGAAGGCCGTCGCCGAGGCGGTGATCGAACACGCCCGCACCAAGCCCGAATGGTCCCTCGGCGTCGCCGCCCTGAACCTCCCGCAGCAGCAACAGATCCTGGACGAGGTCGAAAAGCTTCGCCGCGAACTCAACGACAAGGAAGTCGAGAAGTTCTTCGCGCTGCACGAGGACGAGCCGTTCTTCGTGAAGAACCTTGAGAGCGTGCAGGGCGACGAGCGGGACGTGATCTACATCAGCGTCGCGTTCGGCCGGGACGAGGACGGCAAGATCAGCATGAACTTCGGCCCGCTCAACGCCGACGGCGGCTGGCGGCGGTTGAACGTGCTGGTCACGCGTGCCAAGCGGCGGTGTGTGGTGTTCAGCACGATCACGGCGGATGACTTTGCGAGCGACCTGACGGCTGAGGGGGTGATCGCGCTGCGGGACTACCTTTACTTCGCCGAGCACGGGCGGGCACCGAGCGAGTCGGAAGAGCGCGATCCTGAGGCGACCGTTGAGGCTGTCGTGGCGAAGGGGCTGGAAGAGAAGGGCTGGACGATTCGTCCGCGCGTCGGCGAAGAGGGCTTCGCCGTGCCGTTGGGCGTGGTCGATCCGAAGGACGACGCGAAGTACCTCGCCGGCATCGAGTGCGATGGCCGCGTGTACGACCGTTGCCCAACAGCGCGCGATCGCGAACGGACCCGTCCGTCGGTGCTGAAGATGCTCGGGTGGGACGTGCTGCGCTTGTGGAGTCCCGATGTGATGCGCGATCCCGACGAGGTGATCGACCGCATCGACGAACAGCTTCGCAAACCCGACCTCGCGTTGCATGACGACGCGGCTACCGAAGAAGCCACTCCCGAAGAACCAAGTAGCCCGGTTGCCACGCAACCGGAGGCCGAACCGACTCCCACCCCCGACGACCCGCCCCTCACCCGCCCGTACACCCACAACCGCGGCAAGACCTACGGCGACGTCGAGGACCTCAAGGTCATGCCCCCGTCCGGGCTCGCGCGCCAGGTCCACTCCATACTCAAGTCCGAAGCCCCGATCCACCTCGACGACGCCGTCGCGGTGCTCGCTGACCGTTATCAGACCAAGCGTTCCAAGGGCGTGCGACGCTGCTTCAACCGCGGCCTGGAAAAGGTCCTCGACAAAGGCAAGGCCGTCATGCGCGGCAAGTTCATCTGGCTCGCCGAGGACGATCCGGACGCGATCGTCCCGCGCGATCGCGGGGCCGACGACTGTCCCGTGACCAATCCCAAGCGCATCCCGCCGCAGGAACTGGCCGCGGCCGTACGTATCGCCGTGGCCAGGGAATACGGCGTTCCAGCCGACGCGCTGCCCACCGCCGCCGCCCGGCTCATGGGCTACGACCGCACCACCCGCACCGTCCGTGAGGCCTTTGCGGCGGTCGTCGATCACATGGTCGAGCAGGGCGAACTGATGGCCGACGGTGAGTTCCTACAGCTTCGTCCGACCGACGGGGCGGACTGA